The genomic interval TTATCCACAAAATTCAAAAAACTCATTAGACCGGCAGGAGGTGAGCTGTCTGCTCTTTTCTGCTTCCCTTAGAGAAGGATCATTAAATTCGGAGTTAGCCAGACTTGCATCAAAGGTAATAACTGATCTTGGCGGAACAGTTGATATAGCAGAAATGTCTGACTTTGATTGCGCCTCATACAACCAGGATGATCAGGACAGATTAGGTTTTCCAAAGGGGGCAGAGGAATTCAGGCGTCGTCTGATCTTAAATGATGCTTTTGTAATATCATCACCAGAGTATAACTTTTCTATACCAGGAGTTTTAAAAAACGCTATAGACTGGGTTTCAAGATATAAGCCCCAGCCCTTTAACCTGAAACACGCCTTGTTATTATCAGCCTCTCCATCGATGGCAGGTGGTAACCGTGGATTGTGGTCTTTACGAATTCCTCTCGAACATTTGGGGGCAAGGGTGTTTCCGGATATGTTC from Chitinispirillum alkaliphilum carries:
- a CDS encoding NADPH-dependent FMN reductase, with the translated sequence MNISYPQNSKNSLDRQEVSCLLFSASLREGSLNSELARLASKVITDLGGTVDIAEMSDFDCASYNQDDQDRLGFPKGAEEFRRRLILNDAFVISSPEYNFSIPGVLKNAIDWVSRYKPQPFNLKHALLLSASPSMAGGNRGLWSLRIPLEHLGARVFPDMFSLAQAGNAFNSDGFIQNIQLQKRFEQTITAFMDLVEADKHYAYIKKAWFEFLGEKPSSDTERAE